A region of the Sarcophilus harrisii chromosome 3, mSarHar1.11, whole genome shotgun sequence genome:
TGGCAAATCCACCTTAAATACGTTTTTGTTGGATTCCCTTTATTTggattatttgtaaaatgcatgtaactcaatttaattcaactttttttcttttttgattatttttcttgtcttttctcatCTATTCTATTTGGTCTTCCTGTTTCACTGCCCTGGGTCATGGGTACCAATGCAatggtttcccttttttaatggAATACCAACTGCAATATGGCCTTCAATcctctactggtcatcctgatgATTAATGCCAAATACCTCTGTGATAAAttttcatatgtttaaaaaatccACTTATTTGATGTTGGAAATATGGTGATGTTGGTATGTTACTTTTGGTAATGGTGGGGGGCTGATCTTGTGAAACACTGGGGTTCATATATTCTGCTATGTttaatgtgtggttttttttGATATCTGGGTTCTAAAAGAAATCTTTGGAATTAAGAGAAAAACAagctgaaaaagaagaaaagcagaaatcaaagaaaatagaaacaagtgCAGAAAAATTGCGTAAgctcttaaaagaggaaaaaaggtaaaCCCATAACATTCCGTTTATTTCAATTAAAGTGTCTACTCAGTTGAGTTCAAACACCATGTAGCAATAAAGTAAGTAAACAAATGCAACCTTCAGTAACTAACAAGTTACTGGAGTTTCTGCTAATTGCAGAACTATATGGTATAATTAATTGCCTTCCCTTAGAGTATGGTGACATATGTCCTtcccaaatggtgtcataaaTAGTAAGCACTAAGTTGTTCATTAGGAcacctttctcttttattatacACCAAATCTTAAGTTAAAATCTTAAGTTGCTTAATCACTAGGAATATATAAAATGGGCTTACTATAGTGTAAAGAGTATGCTTAGAACTCATCTAATATGTATTAGGAGAGAGTCATTTTAAGAAACTTTAATTTATGGGGGCTAGGgcaataaagttttaaaattaagctAAGCACATCTTACTTTATGGTTCTAGAGTAGAATGCAGAACTGAAAATTTTGCAGAATTGAAACAGAAGAGgcagttattttaattatataattgttttagccccccctcccccccaaaaaaaaaaaaattgtaattttgttTTCCATACAGAACTCTGGGTACCCCGACAGTGTGAGATGTCATGGGTGGATAAGCAATTATCTTGACTGTTGGGCATGACAAAAGATAGTTTTAAGCCAGAAGTGGAAATGTAGGTTGTCTAATTATTAATGGGGCTTCATGAACTAACTACATTTTTTTaggttaaagaagaaaagaaaaagatctacTTCTTCCTCTTCAAGTATTTCTTCAACTGACCAGGTGGTTTCTTCTTcatcatcctcttcctcttctggtcacaaaaagcataagaaaaggaagagaaaccgTTCAGAGTCCTCTCGAAATTCCAAAAGACATTCCTCCAAGGTTTCTTCGCATCCAGATCagaataggaaggaggaaagctACCCGCTTCCAGCCAATACCTCAGCATCCTTTCTTAACCAAAAACAAGAGATGGAAAAACTGCTAGAAAATCAGGGtagagtaaaagagagagaaagagggaacaTTCACTCTTCATCTGCTGAAATTCCGGATAATTTTGGAGGTAGGTCTGAAGATTCAAGGGATTTTTATAATAGCTCTAGAACTCAGGCAAGTAGTAGCAAAACTGAAAAGCCATATAAGCCAGATAGATATTATTCCAGTAGACGAGATTTCTCTGGCTCATTCAGTAaaaattcagatgaaaaaactaaaaatttgaatagaaaatttgaaaagggaacagagggaagaaaagaacattatagaAAATGGGAGCCAGGTTCAATGAGATATTCTACTTCTCCAGCAGGATTGGACTGTTCATGGAAATcctttgaaaaaagcaaaaaatatgcaAATACTGGATTACatgattttaatagaaatgatgaaGAGCAAAGATCACAGTTAAATACCAATCAAAAGAAAGAATctgaaaatagggaagaaaattaTGGGGATGAGATAGCAGAGAATCTTGAAGAAGATACATTAAATGGTAAAGAGCGATCAGAAAGCAATGTTAAGAAAAATCTGCCTCAAAATTTGCTCACTATATTTAATCAGATTgctgaatttgaaaaagaaaaaggaaataagcagaAAAACTGAGTAGGTGCCAAAGAAATAGTCTCATATTACTAAAGGCCATTAAAGTGTTTTTTATCTCCACTGTCCTTTGGACATTTATGCAGACTTCAGAGAACAAACACACttgcatttttctatttaaaCTGTACTGACTTCTCTGTAGCACCTTTTTCCTAGCCAGGTTATTGATCATAAGCAGGATTTTAATTTGTAACGGATATACAAACatcattttttagaaaagaacaaaGTGATTGAGTTAAATTTGTTTACTTGAAGATGTTCCCATatgatcagaattgatcttttTGTATGATTTTACCATATCTCTTTGCTAACCTCCTAACAAAAGTAGCCTTTTGGTTAGGTTGAGAGAAAATTAGATTTGCACTTTAAAGATTCAGGCCATGTTTACTAAAAACTAATGATTCCATTGTCATTTTTCTATTGTTAAATGGAATTGAGCCTTGAGCTTCTGAAAGGGTTTATAGAGTGGAACATCTTGGATGTGCCATTCTGTATCTGTAAAGAATTGttttaacattaaattttattaaaaactcaAATAGCTTCATTTATATTGGCAGGGCATTGGTCTCTTGTTTCTATCTCCATTTAAGTGCACctattggggaaggaaaaaaaaaaaggtttcttggAATCACCTTTATGAGCAAAAGCCATGTGACATTTTAATGGGCTATACCAGAATGATTCTGGTTATTTATCATACTGTTTCAGGGTTCTTTAATAGTTTTgtgttttgtgggtttttttttttttttttttttttttttaatctaaagcCTATACAACTCGATCATCTGATCATCCAATTTCCTAACCAGACTTGTCTCTGGATGACTCTTGTCTATTTACTCTTAGAGGTTTTCTATCCTTGAGGATCTTGAAAAGATTAAGCTTATAATGTTCCACAGTAGTGGAATAAGGCAACTCCTTCATTGGAATGTGTTAACAGCAGAGACGTATAGGTCAAAAAGTAAAGATCTTTATTCTTAGTTATACTTCATTTACTGATTTTTCAAAAACGCAGAGATTAATGCTGATTCACAGATTATATGCCATAATAAGAATTAACCAAGAAAATCTTTATTGAATCTGACATTTCTTCTCCCCTCACAGCATCCAAGGTTTTACATTTTTCCATCTTAcctttataaaaagttttttactctcctgaaaatgtgaaatttcacaAGTATAGGACAAATTAAATTAGGTATTTTTGCCAGAAAATTCCCCATCCTGTTTGGTATATGATCACTAACTAACACTACACTCTTTTagtcaaattctttttgttttcttctcgtTACAGTACaatatcaatttttcttttcagatgtGACATTGCAATTTTCCCTCTCATTGAGATTGCTAAAAATTGCAATGTTAAACAGCCTATGtgtcttttcaaaataaatttaaaaacttgaGATTCATTTAAAAGATTGAGTTTCAGCCCTTCAGTTACTAGAGCACATTGAATAACTGGGAAATTTATTAAGagttagaaaatgaatttttaaaatggtttaacatttcccccccccccccatgccacCACCACTATATCCTTAAAGTAAAGTATAGTATGCCATTTGCTTATAATTGAGAAGTTCGTTTAACAAGTAATACTTGGGTTATCACTTGCTGCAGAATAGGAAGATGGAAGCTCAAGCATGGGGTGTCCCAAAAGTCGAAGGCTTTTGATCCTTAAAGCCATTGAGGGTTAAAACTGCTCTGAGATTTTCAGAGTTTGAGAAATCTTTTGATTCGTAGTAGCTTGAATGATTAGTCTTAAAACACATCATCTTCATAGTTTGCATCCAAAAGAATTATTTCACAATGAACATGACCTGTTCTAATGCAACTCCTGCTGTATCAAAGTAAGGTAAGAGACAGTAAATTGCTTACAAAATACAACCTTACTGAGAATACAAAGTTTCTAGGACaaagtaagggggaaaaaaaacactaaaagaaaaatggtttgttttttacttgagtgattattgttcatttttattatatattttcccaaGTAAAACTGAGTAATTTAAATTTCCAAcagtaacattttatatatatatatatatagtagactAATATACAATATCTAAGTACAGATTTCACCTACATTTTCTTTAGTattcaaaaacattattaaatatgAATTCATCCTGGGGCTAAAACAAGTCACTTTGGgcttttactactactactactacttgtaCTACCACTGATTGAACTGCCTGGTGAAGATGGCAAATCCAACTGCACGACTTTGGGTGAAAGTGCAAGTCCAGCACTCTTCGGTGACCTAGGAGAGAAATCAGAATTAATGAAAAGTAACTTTAATTAGTACAAATGCCTTATCGGGACCTAAGAATAGTCATTTGAGAatccttcatttatttaaaagtcaGATTCCAAATAAAATCAAGTACAGAACCAGCCTACAGTAAGGAACCTttaggcaatgaaaaaaaaaaaaacaatacacaaaaggatCCTGTGGCCTAAAATCATACAGAAGTCAGTCCAGGATAAAAGGAAGCTTTGAAAAAGGAACTTCTGAAAACAAGAATGATTCTGATGAATAGTAGTGGGATTGTCTTAGAGAGCATGCACAGGGTCAGCTGATCAAGGTGTGCAGGAGATGGAATAGAGGATGTCAAATGAAGGCTACTTCCAAAGACAGGTCACGTTCTGCCCGGGATAGTGTCAGGCCCTGTTAGGAAAGCCAAGGGCCCCAAGCAAGGCAGGTGTGTTAACGACTGCCTTCCATGCTAGGGAGAAGCTTAACCC
Encoded here:
- the TTC14 gene encoding tetratricopeptide repeat protein 14 isoform X2 is translated as MPPLEQFMDVPSMDRRELFFRDVERGDVVIGRISSIREFGFFMVLICLGSGIIRDISHLEITALCPLRDVPSHSNHGDPLSYYQTGDLIRAGIKDIDRYHEKLVVSLYNSSLPPQLSDMKLGVISSEDLPLHYRRSVELNSNSLESYENVMQNSMGFMNPGVVEFLLGKLGISESDPPSLMRGLQRTNFSEEDFALTLRKKQSASWALKCVKIGVDYFKVGRHVDAMNEYNKALEIDKQNVEALVARGALYATKGSLNKAIEDFEVALETCPTHRNARKYLCQTLVERGGQLEEEEKLLNAESYYKKALTLDETFKEAEDALSKLHRHMQKSLELREKQAEKEEKQKSKKIETSAEKLRKLLKEEKRLKKKRKRSTSSSSSISSTDQVVSSSSSSSSSGHKKHKKRKRNRSESSRNSKRHSSKVSSHPDQNRKEESYPLPANTSASFLNQKQEMEKLLENQGRVKERERGNIHSSSAEIPDNFGGRSEDSRDFYNSSRTQASSSKTEKPYKPDRYYSSRRDFSGSFSKNSDEKTKNLNRKFEKGTEGRKEHYRKWEPGSMRYSTSPAGLDCSWKSFEKSKKYANTGLHDFNRNDEEQRSQLNTNQKKESENREENYGDEIAENLEEDTLNGKERSESNVKKNLPQNLLTIFNQIAEFEKEKGNKQKN